The stretch of DNA CATTCGTCTCCTTCCGCCTCTGGTCGTCACGGCGGAGGAAGCGCGCGAGGGGCTTGCCCGCGTGGAACGCGCTGCCGAAAGCATTCGCGCCGCAAAGACCAAGAAGACGGCTTGAACGGATAGACGCCTCTCAAGGGGCATACAGGTAAGAACGACATGGCTTCCCCCAAACACTTTCTCGATCTCTCGGCGGTAACCGCATCCGATCTCAGGTCCATCATGGATGATGCGATCGTACGCAAGCAGGCCTTCAAGGCCGGTAAGGGCGATAAGCCGCTCGCAGGCAAGATGCTGGCAATGATTTTCGAGAAGCCCTCGACGCGCACACGCGTTTCCTTCGATGTCGGCATGCGCCAGCTTGGCGGCGAGACGCTTTTTCTCTCCGGCACGGAGATGCAGCTCGGCCGCGCGGAGGCGATCGGCGATACCGCCAAGGTGCTCTCGCGTTACGTCGACGCGATCATGATCCGCACCACGGAGCATCACCGCATGCTGGAACTTGCCGAACGCGCGACGGTGCCGGTCATCAACGCGCTGACGGACGACACACACCCCTGCCAGATCATGGCCGACATCATGACCTTCGAGGAGCATCGCGGTCCCGTCAAGGGCAAGACGATCGCCTGGACCGGCGATGGCAATAACGTGCTGCACTCGCTGGTCGAAGGCGCTGCCCGTTTTGGCTATCGCATGAACATGGCCGTGCCTCTTGGTTCCGAGCCGAAGGATCACTATCTGAACTGGGCCCGCAACGAGGGCGCCCAGATCATGCTTGGCCATGATGCCGACCGTGCGGTCGAGGGTGCCGATTGCGTGGTAACCGATACCTGGGTCTCCATGAATCAGGAACATCGGGCCCGCGGTCACAACGTTTTCCAGCCCTATCAGGTCAACGCGGCTTTGATGGCAAAGGCCGGCAAGGATGCATTGTTCATGCATTGCCTGCCCGCCCATCGTGGTGAGGAAGTGACGGACGAAGTGATCGACGGCCCGCAATCCGTGGTTTTCGATG from Rhizobium sp. 007 encodes:
- the argF gene encoding ornithine carbamoyltransferase, translating into MASPKHFLDLSAVTASDLRSIMDDAIVRKQAFKAGKGDKPLAGKMLAMIFEKPSTRTRVSFDVGMRQLGGETLFLSGTEMQLGRAEAIGDTAKVLSRYVDAIMIRTTEHHRMLELAERATVPVINALTDDTHPCQIMADIMTFEEHRGPVKGKTIAWTGDGNNVLHSLVEGAARFGYRMNMAVPLGSEPKDHYLNWARNEGAQIMLGHDADRAVEGADCVVTDTWVSMNQEHRARGHNVFQPYQVNAALMAKAGKDALFMHCLPAHRGEEVTDEVIDGPQSVVFDEAENRLHAQKSILAWCLGVI